The genomic segment AAGTCATGAGAGAAACAGGAAAAACCTTGTCTGAACTTGCAGGTGAAGTAACAATTTATCCACAAAAATTAGTCAATGTCCGTGTGAAGGACAATGCTGCTAAAAAATCTGCAATGGAAGTACCAGAAATTCAAAAAGTAATTTCTGACATGGAAGAAAAAATGGATGGAAAAGGCCGTATCCTTGTTCGCCCTTCTGGTACAGAGCCACTCTTACGCGTAATGGCTGAAGCACCAACTCATAATGAAGTCAATGAAGTTGTTGATAGTATAGTAGAAGTCGTGGAAGAAGAAATTGGGGTAAAATAAAAAAGAGAGTATATACTCTCTTTTTTATTCACAAGATTTGAATTTGGTACAACAAATTAGCCATGATATGGCTTTTTTGTTTATCTTTTTTGGCGTCTTGCAAATTCTGTGAATCTAAAACGGTCAACTTGGTGTCTAGATTCTGTATATTGAAACAATGTGTTATCAGCAAGGTAAACTCTGGATTTAACAGAAACAATATGGCGGTCTTTGGGATTTAAGTCCAATAAATCAAAATCTTCTTCACTTGCGAAATCAATTGTAATTTCTTTTTGAGCATAAGCGATGTCCAGTCCAAGTTTTCCTTCTAAATACTCATAAGTTGAATTTTTAGCATCTTCTGGAGTTAGGTGAATGGCATAATCCTTTAAGAAAAAATCACGGTCTAAGATTGAGTATTTTCCTTCGACTTTCCGACGTCTAAGGATATGAAGGGCTTTGCTTCCGACAGGAAAACCTGTTAATTCTGACAGTTCAGCTTCAATATCAATTGAACCAAATATGACAACCTCAGTCTCGCTCTCAAATCCCATAGAAGTTTGCAGTTCTTTGTATGATGTTAGACCTGAAATGGGGAAGAGTAATTTATCATGAGCGATAACAATACTACCAAATCCATGACGACGTTGAATTACACCATTTTCTTCTAATATTTTTAAAGCTTGTCTAACGGTTGAACGGCTGCTATTATAAATTTTTGAAAGTTCGTTTTCACTAGGTAAAACATCATTTTCTTTATAGATATCATCGAAAATTTTCTTCTCTAAATCTTGTAAAATCACTTCATATTTCTTCATTCCTATATTTTATCATAAAAATAGATGCTAACGCTTGCTGAAAATGCTTTCATGTGGTACAATGTTTTTGTTAACTTGTACGTACAAGCTGCGAAATGATAGGAGGTTCATATGTTTGGACTAGGAAAAAAGAAAGAACTTCAGGATGATAAAGCGCTTTATGCACCGATTTCTGGAGAGGTCATTGAGATTTCAGCTGTTCATGACCCAGTTTTTTCAAAAAAGATTATGGGTGATGGTTTTGCCGTTGAACCTGCGGGAAACAAGATTTATTCGCCCGTAGCTTCCACAGTGACTTTGGTTCAGGGTCATGCGGTTGGCTTCACTCGAGCAGATGGTCTTGAGGTATTACTCCATATTGGGATTGATACTGTTTCACTCAATGGTTCACCATTTAAACTCAAAGTTAAAGTTGGTGATATAGTCAATGGTGGAGATGAAGTTGGAAGTGTTGATTGGACCGAAGTTGAAGCAGCAGGTCTTGAAAAGACAACAATGGTCATTTTTACCAACTCTGATAAATTAGATTCTTTTGATGTTCGCTATGAAAAAGTTGAAGCAAAAGAAATAGTTGGAAAAGCTCAAACAAAATAATTGGAATTTTTGAAATGCTAAGACTCTAACATTTTATAGATGTTGGAAGTTAAATGTCACGAAAATGTTTTTATGCGGTTATACTAGTTAAACTTTATACAGTATTAGGCTAGTACAAAAATGGATGTAAACATCCTTTAATTTCTGAGAGAAATGTTGGGAATTAAATATTATTGGATAAAAGTTAATAAAATAATTTTCCTTTTTAAGAGGGAAAGCAGGAGGTCTTATGGCAAATTATTCACAACTTGCGACAGATATTATCGCAAAAGTCGGTGGCGCAGAAAACGTCACAAAAGTTATTCACTGTATTACCCGTCTTCGTTTTACTTTAAAAGATAAAAATAAAGCTGATACTGCGGGGATAGAAGCATTACCTGGGGTTGCAGGTGCTGTATATAATGCAAATCTCAACCAATACCAAGTGGTTATCGGTCAAGCTGTTGAAGATGTCTATGACGAAGTGATTGCACAGCTCCCCGATGGATTAGCAGGCGGGGAAACAGAAGCTGATGATGCAGGTGGTGCACCTGCAAGTGGAAGTAAAAATCCTATTGTCCGTGGCTTTCAAGTTGTTATCGGTACAATCACGGGGTCTATGATTCCAATCATCGGATTACTTGCTGGTGGTGGTATGATTAATGGACTTTTGGCTATGTTTGTTAAGGGTAACCATATCTTCAATGTAATTGATCCAACAAGTTCGACTTACATTATCATTTCAACAATGGCAATGGCACCTTTCTATTTCTTACCTGTGTTAGTTGGTTTCTCAGCTGCACGGCAATTAGCTCCAAAAGATGGAAGCTTACAATTTGTTGGGGCAGCCGTTGGTGGATTTATGATTGCTCCTGGTTTGAATCCTTTGACTCAGGCAACAATCAGTGGGACAAGTGTTGTACCTGCACCTAATGCAGTAGCACATTTATTAGGCGTTACTTTCAATACGAGTTATTTTGGGATTCCTGTGGCATTACCTAGTTATGCTTACACGATTTTCCCAATCATTGCTGCAGTCGCAATCGCAAAACCTTTGAATGCTTGGTTGAAGAAAGTTTTACCTTTGGCTTTGCGTCCGATTTTCCAACCTATGATTACTTTCTTTATCACATCTTCTATTGTGCTTTTAATCGTAGGACCAGTGATTTCTACACTTTCTTCACTTCTGTCAAATGTTATCAGTTTCTTTCTTGGACTTAACTTGGGTATTGCAGGACTTGTCATTGGTGGCTTCTATCAATGTTTGGTTATCTTTGGTTTGCACTGGCTCATTGTTCCTATCATTTCGCAACAAATCGCGGCAACTGGTGAATCTTCACTTAACATGATTGTGTCATTTACGATGTTGGCACAAGGTGCAGGGGCGCTTGCAGTCTTCCTGAAGACTCGCAAATCAGATATGAAAGGTCTTGCTCTTCCCGCTGCAATCTCTGCATTTTGTGGGGTTACTGAACCTGCAATGTATGGGATTAATTTGAAATATATGCGTGTCTTCATTATGAGTTCTATTGGTGCCGCTGCTGGTGGTTTGGTTGCTGGATTGATGAATCTGCGTATGTTTGGTTTCTCTGGTTCATTGATTGGTTTCCCTAACTTTATCTCTAATCCTAAAACGCATGAAGCTCCAGCTGGTAACTTGGCTACATTTTGGATTGCATCTATTGTATGTATTGTAGTAGCGATGGTCTTAGTGTGGTTCTTTGGGTATAAAGATACTGACGAAATGGGTACTGGCGTTGAAAAGAAAAATGCTTTCAAAGATGCAGTTAAATAATTTATAAATTTCATTTGGAGTCAGAGCCAGTGGCTTCTGGCTTCTTTATTTTTGAGAGAAAGAAAGGCAAAAAATGACGGAAACGGATAAAGACTGGATGATTCAATATGATAAATACGAAGTAGGAAAACGTTCGTATGGACAAGAATCATTAATGACTTTAGGAAATGGGTATCTAGGTTGGCGTGGTGCTCCTGTGTGGTCATCTTTTTCAGAACATCATTATCCTGGACTTTATGTAGCTGGTGTGTTTAATCGGACAACGACTGAAGTTGTTGGTCATGATGTTGTCAATGAAGATATGGTAAATTTACCTAATCCACAGTTGATAAAAATTTTTATTGGTAATCAATTGGTTAAGTTTACTGAACAGACGATAATTAGTCGTCAGTCAGCAATTAATTTTAAGAATGGCACTCAGAGGGATAAATATGTCGTGAAAGTTGATGAGGGTAAGTTGACTTTGACAACGACAAAATATGTTGATCCAATTGATTTCCATTGTTTAGGATTTGAAGGAGAAATCCTTACAGATTTTGATGCAACACTTCGTTTGGAAAGCTTGGTCGACGGTTCGGTTTTAAATCAAAATGTAGAACGTTACCGTGCTTTTGATAGCAAAGAGTTTGATGTGCTTTCTATTTCTGAAAATATTTTAGTGGCAAAAACAAGGACAACGGATATTGAGTTTGCGGTTGCTGTGAAGACAACTTTGGCAGGTAGTTCGGTTGTTTCAGCTGAGTCAGGGCATCAAGAGGTTTTATTAGAAACTGGACAAGTTGAACTGCATAAAAATGTTCCTGTTCATTTTGAGAAAGTCATTGTATTAGCGACGAGTGCTGAAGAGAAGCAGCCTGTTGATTTTGTGAGAAATGAATTGGCAAAGTTATCAGTAAGTAAAATCAGAGAAAACAGCACAACATATTGGTCAAAAGTTTGTGAAACAGCTGATATTGTGATTAAATCTGATGATAAAGATTTACAACGGATGGTGCGGATGAATGTTTTTCATATTCGTCAGGCGGCACAACATTTGGCAAATCAATATTTGGATGCTTCTGTTGGTTCACGTGGTTTAACTGGTGAAGGTTATCGTGGTCATATTTTTTGGGATGAAATTTTTGTTGTGCCGTATTATGCGGCAAATGAACCTGAAACAGCGCGTGATATTTTGCTTTATCGCTTGAATCGTTTGTATGCAGCGCAAGATAATGCAAAGGTTGACGGAGAAATCGGTGCAATGTTTCCTTGGCAATCAGGGCTTATTGGAGATGAACAATCGCAGTTTGTTCATTTGAATACGGTCAATAATGAATGGGAGCCTGATAATTCGCGACGTCAACGTCATGTTTCACTTGCGATTGTCTATAATTTATGGATTTATACTCAGTTGACAGGAGATTTGAGTATCTTACATGAGGGAGGGCTGGAACTTTTACTTGAAACAACGAAGTTCTGGTTGAATAAGGCTGTTCTTGGAGAAGATGGTCGCTATCATATTTCTGGTGTGATGGGTCCAGATGAGTACCATGAAGCTTATCCTGGAAAAGAGGGAGGAATTACGGATAATGCGTATACTAATCTCATGCTTGTCTGGCAGTTGAATTGGTTGACTGAGTTACAAACTAAAAATACGTTTGATTTTTCAAGTGTTGATGTGGAATGGCTAGAAAAAGCTCAAGATGTCGCCCATAAGTTGTATTTGGATATTGATGAAAATGGAGTCATTGCTCAATATGCAGGTTATTTCGATTTGAAAGAGGTTGACTTTACGGCTTATGAAGCAAAATATGGTGATATTCATCGGATTGACCGCTTGATGAAAGCAGAGGGTATTTCGCCAGATGAATATAAGGTTGCTAAGCAAGCAGATACACTGATGTTGCTTTATAATTTAGGGGCTAACCATACAGAAAAACTTGTAAGACAGCTTGGTTATAGGCTTCCAGAAGATTGGCTCAGAGTAAACCGAGATTATTATCTTGCGCGTACGGTACATGGCTCAACAACGTCACGTCCAGTTTTTGCAGGAATTGATGTGACGATTAATCAGATGGATGAAGCAGTGGAGTTTTTGACTGAGGCAATTGGTTCAGATTATTACGACATTCAGGGCGGAACGACGGCTGAGGGAATCCACATTGGAGTGATGGGAGAGACACTTGAAGTCATTCAAAATGAATTTGCTGGGGTAACTTTACGTGATGGTGAATTTGGAATTGCACCGCGATTGCCAAGACATTGGTCTTATTTGAAATTTACCCAGCTTTTCCGAGGAAATAGAGTGACGGTTGAGATTTCTGACAAGAAACTTTTACTGACAGCTGATAGAAAGATGGTAGTTAGAGTGTATGACACATTATTCCAGCTAGAGTCAGGAGAAACAGCTACTTTTGAAGTAAAGTAATAAGGAAATAAATTAAAAAGTTACTGACAAAATTACTATCAGTAACTCGTTGATTAACAACTAATGCAAACGATTGCGTTAAATGATATTATTTGATAAAATATACTAGTTCCACTTTAAAATTCAACAGGATTTTATTAATTTTAGTGGTAAGATAAAACAGACAACAAGCATCGGCCGTGTAGCGTGATATCATGGAGATAATGGGTTTAACGTATGGTGTATGAAGTCTACCAGTACCATGAAGTTAGACTCTATAGGATTTAATTGAGTTTGTCCGCTTAAAGTTGGGCTAATAATTGATGGAGGAATGTAATGTTTAAAGCAGTTTTATTTGACTTAGATGGTGTAATTACAGACACAGCAGAATACCATTTTCGAGCATGGAAAGCATTGGCAGAAGAAATAGGAATTGCCGGTGTGGATCGTGCCTTTAATGAACAATTGAAAGGTGTTTCCAGAGAAGATTCTCTGAAGAAAATTTTGGCGTTGGGAAATAAAACAGTGTCAGATGAATCATTTGCAGCACTTGCGAAACGTAAAAATGATAACTACGTTGAAATGATTCAAGATGTATCTCCTCAGGATGTTTATCCAGGTATTTTGACTTTGTTGAAAGAGTTGCGGAGTCATGGGGTTAAAATTGCCTTGGCTTCGGCGTCTAAAAATGGTCCCTTTTTGTTGGAGAGAATGGGCTTGACAGATTATTTTGATGCGATTGCAGATCCATCAGAAGTTGCGGCTTCAAAACCAGCTCCAGATATTTTCATTGCGGCAGCGCACGCAGTAGGCGTTACTCCTGAGGATTCCATTGGCTTAGAGGACTCACAAGCTGGGATTCAAGCGATTAAGGATTCTGGAGCCTTGGCGATTGGAGTTGGTCGTCCGGAAGATTTGGGAGAGGACATTGTTGTTGTCCCAGACACTTCACATTATACGTTTGAGTTTTTGGTTAAAGTTTGGTCTGAAAATAAAGACTGAGTAAAAGCTGTCAGTGCTGACAAAAGCTAATTTATAAGTGAAACAGACCAACTCTATTTTAAAATTGAGTAAGATTTTATACCAAAGTGTCTGTCTGTCTGTTCCAAGTTGATACAGTGGCAAAATGAAGTGGTTGATTAGTAGCTACAAATGATGTGCTTTTTTATCAGTTGTTTTGGCGATAGATAAAAAGTTTAGCGAACAGAGAAAGTTCGTAAAGCCATGTATCACGGAGGCTATGCTATGGAGGTCAATTCATTGTTGTTTTTTACAACAAATTAGTTATAGTTTTACAAAAATAAAAACCTGTCAGTATACTGACAGGTTTTTTTAACTTTCATTAGTGAGTTGGATTTGTTTTTCAAGCCATTGTATTGCCCAGAGCAACCAACGCTGAACAGATGGTTTAATATAGTTGTCATCAGGTGCTGTAACTCTGTTAGCTAAAGACAGTCCATGAGGACCATCATCAAAAAAATGCGCTTCAAAAGGAATATGGTACTTAGCAAGGCGGTCACAGTATTTTAAACTGTTATAAATCGGAACGCTGCAATCATTTCCTGTATGCCAGATAAAAGTTGGAGGAGTTGATGAAGTTACCATTTCTGCTGTATTATATTCGGCAGAGCTAGGTAGAGTAAAGTTGAAATGAGTCATATTATTTGGCCAACCAAAAGTGAAAGAGGTTACGGGGTAGCAGAGAATGATACCTTTGGGTTTATAAAATTGATACTGGTTACTATACCAAGAGGCAAGATGCCCGCCTGCTGAACAACCAAGTAAAAAGATTTGTTCAAGGTTAATATTCCACGCTTCATAGTTTTCGTGGATGAGTTCAAAAACATGATGAAGTTCAAGCAATGTTTCAGAGAGAAAATTATGAGTTGTTCCTTTATTCATGACTGTATAATTAAGAACGAAAACTTGATAGCCTTGTGCGAGAAAAGCAAAGGCAAGAGGTTCTGATTCACGTTTGGAAATATGTTCATAGCCACCGCCGGGACAGATGATGATAGACGGGAGGGAATATTGAGTCGGTCTAGGATTCTCCTGTTGATAGAAGTCCACCCAAGCTGTATCGTTAATTGTATGTCTTGATTTGTTCATGCTTTTATTGTATCAAAAAGGGGTATTATTTTGCAAAAACAATGAAAACGAATACAGATAATCTACTGGCATTTAGTATGTTGAAAGATATTTAATATTGGAGTTGAGCTAAACTAACCATCATTATCTCCATGATATCGCGCTACACGGACGATGGTCGTTGTCTGTTTTATCTTACCACTTAGTGAAGAAATGTATGAACCAGCACAGAGTTTTCATCTCATGATAATTGTAATTTATAAAGAAAACGCTGAAAAGTGTTATTTTTAAGTTAGCTTAAGGAAAATGACATAGAATTTTCTGTATGAAGAAATTGATTTATAGTATTACTTTATTTACGATGGTAAGTTTTCCAATCGGGATACATGCGGACACCGCTACCAGTGGGCAAGAGACACAGACTGCTACAAGTGCTGCAAATGAAAATACTCAGTCATCACAATCAAGCACATCATCAAGTTCGACGTCAAGCAGCTCTAATTCGAGTGATTCAACTGGTACGGCAGAATCTACTCAAACGCCAGCAAGTACAACGACTGCGCAGCAAAATGTTACAGAAAATTCTCAAGCACAAAATAACCAAACTCAGAGAGAAAATAACGCACAGGCGACTACCCGGAATACAACAACACAAGAACCTACAAAGGGTTCAACAACCATCATCAATGAAACAGTCAACAACACAGGAAAAAATTCAGCGAATATTTGGACAATTATATTAACGAGTCTGTCAGCAACAGTTACGATTATTGGAGGAGTTACAGCGCTCGTTCGGCATTTCCATAAAAAAATAAAAGGTAAAAATGCTCTGGATAATAAATCATTGACAAAAACCGCGAAAAAATCACAAGTGTCAGTTTTCACTGAAGACACGGCTGTACTGACAGCTTCTCCATCACTGACAGAAACTCAAAAAATGAACTTACAAGCTGACAGAATTCTAAAAAACCAGAGAAATCAATCTGATTTCCGGAGAAGAAGGAGATAACTGGCGGGAGCTAAGTTTGCGTTGGAAAGTACAGAATTAAAATATCATCAGAAAAGAAGTGGAAAAAGATAAACTTTTCCGAGATTTCCTATCTCCGCGCTTTCGCTACTACGCTGTCCGTTTGCTTAGCAAGAGCCAACTGGCATTTCTCTACGCTTCTTGGTAGTGTCGTTCACATCTTATAATTGAGTTTAACTGCTTAGAACCCGTGAAAATAGATAAAAGTATTCAATGAGTAAAGCTCATCTCCATCTTTTCCTAATTTTCTGAGTTCTGGACAATCATCCTCACATCTTGGTATAATAAAATCATGAAATTTAACGAAGAAGAAATGCTGAAATTTGCAGAGAAATTGGGACGTTTATTGAAAGCACAGGATGTGATTGTGTTGACGGGTGAATTGGGTGCAGGGAAAACAACATTTACTAAAGGATTAGCTTTAGGGCTTGATATTCATCAAATGGTGAAAAGTCCGACTTATACAATTGTTCGCGAACTTGAGGGACGTTTGCCGCTGTATCACATGGATGTTTATAGAATTGGTGATGATCCTGATAGTTTTGACTTAGATGATTATTTGTTTGGTGAGGGAGTATCTGTCATCGAATGGGGTGAAATGTTAGGAACGGATTTACCTCAAAATTATTTGGAAGTTGTTTTTGACAAGTATTCTCCTGAAATTGTTAATGACAAAGAACGCGAAATTGTGTTAAAAGCTCATGGTAAACGCTACGAAGAACTCATAGAAAAATTATAAGTAAATGTTGTAATCTTTATTTTTCAAAATAATCCTAACACTAAGAGCAGTCAAAATTTATGATAATGAACAAGATTGATTTGTCTAAATTTTTTCTTTCATATTGTTAAATATAAAAAATTTGGTATAATGCTAATATGAAACTATGGATAAAAACGCTCCTAATGTTAGGGAGTATCATTTTGGTGACAGGTGCTGCTGCCGCTGCTTATACACTTACAGTGTTAAACAGTACCACTCAGGCATTTAAAATGACTTATACGAATGCAGGAAGTAAGCAAACAGAAAAAATCATCAAAGCAACGAAACCTCTAACGATTTTGATAATGGGGATTGACACAGGTGGAGCGGGACGCGGGACCGCAGATTCATGGAATGGAAATTCAGATTCACAAATTCTTATCACACTTGACCCGACCAAAAAGACAACGACTATGGTTTCGGTTGAGAGAGATACTATGACGAATATCCTCGATGGCTCTGGAAATATTGTCTCTAAAGAAAAGTTGAACGCTGCTTATCCGCTAGGTTATAATGCTGGTGGAGGAAGTAAAGGGTTAGAAACAGGTGTTTCCTATGCAATGAAAACAATTGGGGAACAAACTGGGATTAATATTGAT from the Lactococcus allomyrinae genome contains:
- the treR gene encoding trehalose operon repressor codes for the protein MKKYEVILQDLEKKIFDDIYKENDVLPSENELSKIYNSSRSTVRQALKILEENGVIQRRHGFGSIVIAHDKLLFPISGLTSYKELQTSMGFESETEVVIFGSIDIEAELSELTGFPVGSKALHILRRRKVEGKYSILDRDFFLKDYAIHLTPEDAKNSTYEYLEGKLGLDIAYAQKEITIDFASEEDFDLLDLNPKDRHIVSVKSRVYLADNTLFQYTESRHQVDRFRFTEFARRQKR
- a CDS encoding PTS sugar transporter subunit IIA is translated as MFGLGKKKELQDDKALYAPISGEVIEISAVHDPVFSKKIMGDGFAVEPAGNKIYSPVASTVTLVQGHAVGFTRADGLEVLLHIGIDTVSLNGSPFKLKVKVGDIVNGGDEVGSVDWTEVEAAGLEKTTMVIFTNSDKLDSFDVRYEKVEAKEIVGKAQTK
- a CDS encoding PTS transporter subunit EIIC, which produces MANYSQLATDIIAKVGGAENVTKVIHCITRLRFTLKDKNKADTAGIEALPGVAGAVYNANLNQYQVVIGQAVEDVYDEVIAQLPDGLAGGETEADDAGGAPASGSKNPIVRGFQVVIGTITGSMIPIIGLLAGGGMINGLLAMFVKGNHIFNVIDPTSSTYIIISTMAMAPFYFLPVLVGFSAARQLAPKDGSLQFVGAAVGGFMIAPGLNPLTQATISGTSVVPAPNAVAHLLGVTFNTSYFGIPVALPSYAYTIFPIIAAVAIAKPLNAWLKKVLPLALRPIFQPMITFFITSSIVLLIVGPVISTLSSLLSNVISFFLGLNLGIAGLVIGGFYQCLVIFGLHWLIVPIISQQIAATGESSLNMIVSFTMLAQGAGALAVFLKTRKSDMKGLALPAAISAFCGVTEPAMYGINLKYMRVFIMSSIGAAAGGLVAGLMNLRMFGFSGSLIGFPNFISNPKTHEAPAGNLATFWIASIVCIVVAMVLVWFFGYKDTDEMGTGVEKKNAFKDAVK
- a CDS encoding glycosyl hydrolase family 65 protein; translated protein: MTETDKDWMIQYDKYEVGKRSYGQESLMTLGNGYLGWRGAPVWSSFSEHHYPGLYVAGVFNRTTTEVVGHDVVNEDMVNLPNPQLIKIFIGNQLVKFTEQTIISRQSAINFKNGTQRDKYVVKVDEGKLTLTTTKYVDPIDFHCLGFEGEILTDFDATLRLESLVDGSVLNQNVERYRAFDSKEFDVLSISENILVAKTRTTDIEFAVAVKTTLAGSSVVSAESGHQEVLLETGQVELHKNVPVHFEKVIVLATSAEEKQPVDFVRNELAKLSVSKIRENSTTYWSKVCETADIVIKSDDKDLQRMVRMNVFHIRQAAQHLANQYLDASVGSRGLTGEGYRGHIFWDEIFVVPYYAANEPETARDILLYRLNRLYAAQDNAKVDGEIGAMFPWQSGLIGDEQSQFVHLNTVNNEWEPDNSRRQRHVSLAIVYNLWIYTQLTGDLSILHEGGLELLLETTKFWLNKAVLGEDGRYHISGVMGPDEYHEAYPGKEGGITDNAYTNLMLVWQLNWLTELQTKNTFDFSSVDVEWLEKAQDVAHKLYLDIDENGVIAQYAGYFDLKEVDFTAYEAKYGDIHRIDRLMKAEGISPDEYKVAKQADTLMLLYNLGANHTEKLVRQLGYRLPEDWLRVNRDYYLARTVHGSTTSRPVFAGIDVTINQMDEAVEFLTEAIGSDYYDIQGGTTAEGIHIGVMGETLEVIQNEFAGVTLRDGEFGIAPRLPRHWSYLKFTQLFRGNRVTVEISDKKLLLTADRKMVVRVYDTLFQLESGETATFEVK
- the pgmB gene encoding beta-phosphoglucomutase — protein: MFKAVLFDLDGVITDTAEYHFRAWKALAEEIGIAGVDRAFNEQLKGVSREDSLKKILALGNKTVSDESFAALAKRKNDNYVEMIQDVSPQDVYPGILTLLKELRSHGVKIALASASKNGPFLLERMGLTDYFDAIADPSEVAASKPAPDIFIAAAHAVGVTPEDSIGLEDSQAGIQAIKDSGALAIGVGRPEDLGEDIVVVPDTSHYTFEFLVKVWSENKD
- a CDS encoding alpha/beta hydrolase, with the translated sequence MNKSRHTINDTAWVDFYQQENPRPTQYSLPSIIICPGGGYEHISKRESEPLAFAFLAQGYQVFVLNYTVMNKGTTHNFLSETLLELHHVFELIHENYEAWNINLEQIFLLGCSAGGHLASWYSNQYQFYKPKGIILCYPVTSFTFGWPNNMTHFNFTLPSSAEYNTAEMVTSSTPPTFIWHTGNDCSVPIYNSLKYCDRLAKYHIPFEAHFFDDGPHGLSLANRVTAPDDNYIKPSVQRWLLWAIQWLEKQIQLTNES
- a CDS encoding ATPase; amino-acid sequence: MKKLIYSITLFTMVSFPIGIHADTATSGQETQTATSAANENTQSSQSSTSSSSTSSSSNSSDSTGTAESTQTPASTTTAQQNVTENSQAQNNQTQRENNAQATTRNTTTQEPTKGSTTIINETVNNTGKNSANIWTIILTSLSATVTIIGGVTALVRHFHKKIKGKNALDNKSLTKTAKKSQVSVFTEDTAVLTASPSLTETQKMNLQADRILKNQRNQSDFRRRRR
- the tsaE gene encoding tRNA (adenosine(37)-N6)-threonylcarbamoyltransferase complex ATPase subunit type 1 TsaE, with amino-acid sequence MKFNEEEMLKFAEKLGRLLKAQDVIVLTGELGAGKTTFTKGLALGLDIHQMVKSPTYTIVRELEGRLPLYHMDVYRIGDDPDSFDLDDYLFGEGVSVIEWGEMLGTDLPQNYLEVVFDKYSPEIVNDKEREIVLKAHGKRYEELIEKL